In Numida meleagris isolate 19003 breed g44 Domestic line unplaced genomic scaffold, NumMel1.0 unplaced_Scaffold407, whole genome shotgun sequence, the following are encoded in one genomic region:
- the LOC110391576 gene encoding zinc finger protein 345-like isoform X1 — translation MLETYQSVASLAPLPAPKPLVISLLEGGEEPWIPDGHSPEATAGDLSPEAWITVILEDLQEIGVAEGQCGSVSVKEIGRHVRAGLEQGQDEQVKNPLGNCLGKTARDPLDFNIGHKQPEDRRSKDVCQNEKQNPCPEFGKSFKIDSRVVNHQCMHSLKSLYKHCDRGESNISRPHLIGHQCIHMAEKPYKCSECGKSFNMSYKLKRHERIHSDEKRFKCTECGKSFRTRYEVQMHQRVHTGERPYPCSECGKSFISRSKWKYHQSIHTGERPFQCPECGKSFIKSYEVKLHQRVHTEEKPFLCSECGKSFKTNPKLTMHQRVHTGERPYKCQECGKGFQNSSNLNRHQRIHTGERPYKCPDCEKGFLCSSDLKTHQRIHTGEKPHKCSECGKSFRSSSDLTKHQRIHTGEKPYMCSECSKSFKSSTHLIQHQRIHTGERPYKCPDCEKGFVCSSYLKTHQRIHTGDKPLKCSECGKRLRSSLDLTIHQRIHTGEKPYKCPLCEKSFKMMSHLSYHMHIHTGEKPHKCPECGKRFRSSSNLTRHQRIHTGERPYKCSECKKSFKMMSHLNYHMHIHTGEKPHKCPECGKRFRSSSDLTKHQRIHTGERPYKCSECGKGFISSSNLTSHKHVHRGSRK, via the exons ATGCTGGAGACGTACCAGTCCGTGGCCTCGCTGG CTCCGCTTCCAGCCCCCAAACCCTTGGTGATCTCCCTGCTTGAAGGAGGGGAAGAGCCATGGATCCCAGACGGGCATAGCCCTGAGGCCACGGCAGGAGACCTCAGCCCAG AAGCTTGGATTACAGTTATATTGGAGGATCTTCAGGAAATTGGTGTGGCTGAAGGGCAGTGTGGTAGCGTCTCCGTGAAAGAAATCGGAAGGCATGTCCGAGCGGGCCTGGAGCAAGGTCAAGATGAGCAAGTCAAGAATCCACTGGGAAATTGTCTGGGAAAGACAGCAAGGGACCCACTGGACTTTAACATAGGTCATAAGCAGCCTGAAGACCGCAGGAGCAAGGATGTGTGCcagaatgaaaagcagaatcCATGCCCTGAGTTtggaaaaagctttaaaatagaTTCCAGAGTCGTTAACCACCAGTGCATGCACTCATTGAAGAGCCTGTACAAGCATTGTGATCGTGGAGAGAGCAACATATCGAGACCCCACCTCATTGGCCACCAGTGTATCCACATGGCAGAGAAACCCTACAAGTGTtctgagtgtgggaagagcttcaaCATGAGTTATAAACTCAAGCGGCATGAGCGCATCCACTCAGACGAGAAACGCTTTAAATGTactgagtgtgggaagagcttcagAACCCGTTATGAAGTGCAAATGCACCAGCGTGTACACACAGGGGAGAGACCCTACCCATGTtctgagtgtgggaagagcttcaTAAGCCGTTCTAAATGGAAGTACCACCAgagcatccacacaggagagagaccctttCAGTGtcctgagtgtgggaagagcttcaTAAAGAGTTATGAAGTGAAGCTGCACCAGCGTGTGCACACGGAGGAGAAACCCTTTCTGTGTtctgagtgtgggaagagcttcaaAACCAATCCTAAATTGACGATGCACCAGCGCgtccacacaggagagagac CCTACAAGTGCCAGGAGTGTGGAAAGGGCTTCCAAAACAGTTCCAACCTCAACAGgcaccagcgcatccacacaggagagagaccgTACAAGTGCCCTGATTGTGAGAAGGGCTTTTTATGCAGTTCTGATCTCAAAACacaccagcgcatccacacaggagagaaacCCCATAAGTGctctgagtgtgggaagagtTTCAGAAGCAGTTCAGACCTAACAAAACACCAGCGCATTCACACAGGAGAGAAACCGTACATGTGTTCTGAGTGTTCAAAGAGCTTCAAAAGCAGTACCCACCTCATCCAacaccagcgcatccacacaggagagagaccgTACAAGTGCCCTGATTGTGAGAAGGGCTTTGTATGCAGTTCTTACCTCAAAACacaccagcgcatccacacaggagatAAACCCCTTAAGTGctctgagtgtgggaagagaCTCAGAAGCAGTTTAGACCTCACAATacaccagcgcatccacacaggagagaaacCCTACAAGTGCCCTCTGTGTGAGAAGAGTTTCAAAATGATGTCCCACCTCTCTTACCACATGcacatccacacaggagagaaacCCCAtaagtgccctgagtgtgggaagagaTTCAGAAGCAGTTCAAACCTCACAAGacaccagcgcatccacacaggagagagaccctacaagtgctCTGAGTGCAAGAAGAGCTTCAAAATGATGTCCCACCTCAATTACCACATGcacatccacacaggagagaaacCCCATAAAtgccctgagtgtgggaagagaTTCAGAAGCAGTTCAGACCTGACAAAacaccagcgcatccacacaggagagagaccctacaagtgctctgagtgtgggaagggctttATAAGCAGTTCTAATCTCACATCCCATAAGCATGTccacagaggaagcagaaagtag
- the LOC110391576 gene encoding zinc finger protein 883-like isoform X2, giving the protein MLETYQSVASLAPLPAPKPLVISLLEGGEEPWIPDGHSPEATAGDLSPEAWITVILEDLQEIGVAEGQCGSVSVKEIGRHVRAGLEQGQDEQVKNPLGNCLGKTARDPLDFNIGHKQPEDRRSKDVCQNEKQNPCPEFGKSFKIDSRVVNHQCMHSLKSLYKHCDRGESNISRPHLIGHQCIHMAEKPYKCSECGKSFNMSYKLKRHERIHSDEKRFKCTECGKSFRTRYEVQMHQRVHTGERPYPCSECGKSFISRSKWKYHQSIHTGERPYKCQECGKGFQNSSNLNRHQRIHTGERPYKCPDCEKGFLCSSDLKTHQRIHTGEKPHKCSECGKSFRSSSDLTKHQRIHTGEKPYMCSECSKSFKSSTHLIQHQRIHTGERPYKCPDCEKGFVCSSYLKTHQRIHTGDKPLKCSECGKRLRSSLDLTIHQRIHTGEKPYKCPLCEKSFKMMSHLSYHMHIHTGEKPHKCPECGKRFRSSSNLTRHQRIHTGERPYKCSECKKSFKMMSHLNYHMHIHTGEKPHKCPECGKRFRSSSDLTKHQRIHTGERPYKCSECGKGFISSSNLTSHKHVHRGSRK; this is encoded by the exons ATGCTGGAGACGTACCAGTCCGTGGCCTCGCTGG CTCCGCTTCCAGCCCCCAAACCCTTGGTGATCTCCCTGCTTGAAGGAGGGGAAGAGCCATGGATCCCAGACGGGCATAGCCCTGAGGCCACGGCAGGAGACCTCAGCCCAG AAGCTTGGATTACAGTTATATTGGAGGATCTTCAGGAAATTGGTGTGGCTGAAGGGCAGTGTGGTAGCGTCTCCGTGAAAGAAATCGGAAGGCATGTCCGAGCGGGCCTGGAGCAAGGTCAAGATGAGCAAGTCAAGAATCCACTGGGAAATTGTCTGGGAAAGACAGCAAGGGACCCACTGGACTTTAACATAGGTCATAAGCAGCCTGAAGACCGCAGGAGCAAGGATGTGTGCcagaatgaaaagcagaatcCATGCCCTGAGTTtggaaaaagctttaaaatagaTTCCAGAGTCGTTAACCACCAGTGCATGCACTCATTGAAGAGCCTGTACAAGCATTGTGATCGTGGAGAGAGCAACATATCGAGACCCCACCTCATTGGCCACCAGTGTATCCACATGGCAGAGAAACCCTACAAGTGTtctgagtgtgggaagagcttcaaCATGAGTTATAAACTCAAGCGGCATGAGCGCATCCACTCAGACGAGAAACGCTTTAAATGTactgagtgtgggaagagcttcagAACCCGTTATGAAGTGCAAATGCACCAGCGTGTACACACAGGGGAGAGACCCTACCCATGTtctgagtgtgggaagagcttcaTAAGCCGTTCTAAATGGAAGTACCACCAgagcatccacacaggagagag ACCCTACAAGTGCCAGGAGTGTGGAAAGGGCTTCCAAAACAGTTCCAACCTCAACAGgcaccagcgcatccacacaggagagagaccgTACAAGTGCCCTGATTGTGAGAAGGGCTTTTTATGCAGTTCTGATCTCAAAACacaccagcgcatccacacaggagagaaacCCCATAAGTGctctgagtgtgggaagagtTTCAGAAGCAGTTCAGACCTAACAAAACACCAGCGCATTCACACAGGAGAGAAACCGTACATGTGTTCTGAGTGTTCAAAGAGCTTCAAAAGCAGTACCCACCTCATCCAacaccagcgcatccacacaggagagagaccgTACAAGTGCCCTGATTGTGAGAAGGGCTTTGTATGCAGTTCTTACCTCAAAACacaccagcgcatccacacaggagatAAACCCCTTAAGTGctctgagtgtgggaagagaCTCAGAAGCAGTTTAGACCTCACAATacaccagcgcatccacacaggagagaaacCCTACAAGTGCCCTCTGTGTGAGAAGAGTTTCAAAATGATGTCCCACCTCTCTTACCACATGcacatccacacaggagagaaacCCCAtaagtgccctgagtgtgggaagagaTTCAGAAGCAGTTCAAACCTCACAAGacaccagcgcatccacacaggagagagaccctacaagtgctCTGAGTGCAAGAAGAGCTTCAAAATGATGTCCCACCTCAATTACCACATGcacatccacacaggagagaaacCCCATAAAtgccctgagtgtgggaagagaTTCAGAAGCAGTTCAGACCTGACAAAacaccagcgcatccacacaggagagagaccctacaagtgctctgagtgtgggaagggctttATAAGCAGTTCTAATCTCACATCCCATAAGCATGTccacagaggaagcagaaagtag